One genomic segment of Choristoneura fumiferana chromosome Z, NRCan_CFum_1, whole genome shotgun sequence includes these proteins:
- the LOC141440729 gene encoding lipase member H-A-like, which translates to MGFAGMFFNDTVHRITGLDPARPLFELPPMLDDCRLSRDDAGFVDIIHTCAGVYGYMDSHGQADFYPNGAKPPQPGCGGHEPAPASCSHGRAYEFFIESLKDGTPFISYPCESYEEFENGNCRVNTSLMGEPASEESYGDYYLHTGSESPYALGDEFNETDGQE; encoded by the exons ATGGGATTCGCCGGCATGTTTTTCAATGATACGGTACATAGGATCACAG GACTGGATCCAGCTCGTCCGTTGTTTGAACTACCACCAATGTTAGACGACTGTCGTTTGTCCAGAGATGACGCGGGATTCGTGGACATAATTCATACCTGTGCTGGTGTGTACGGCTACATGGACAGCCACGGCCAAGCAGACTTCTACCCCAACGGTGCCAAGCCTCCCCAGCCGGGCTGTGGAGGTCACGAGCCAGCTCCTG CATCTTGCAGCCACGGGAGAGCTTACGAATTCTTCATAGAATCTTTAAAGGATGGTACACCCTTCATCTCCTACCCTTGTGAAAGTTACGAGGAGTTCGAAAATGGCAACTGCAGGGTTAATACGAGCCTCATGGGGGAACCTGCAAGCGAAGAAAGTTATGGGGACTACTATCTACATACGGGAAGCGAATCTCCGTATGCTCTTGGAGATGAATTCAATGAAACAGATGGTCAAGAATAA